The Maridesulfovibrio hydrothermalis AM13 = DSM 14728 DNA window CCTACTGCTGACAGTCTGCATATCGGAAACCTTGTTCCTCTGCTTTGTCTTGTCCGTATGAAAAAAGCTGGTCATAACCCTCTTTTTCTGCTTGGCGGTGCAACAGGACGTGTCGGTGATCCCAGCGGTAAAGATAAAGAGAGAGAGCTGTCTTCTGTTGAAAAGATTGAATCTCAGGCACAGAATATCGAAGCCCAGATGAATGCGTTTTGTGAGCGCAATACCGGCGAAAAGGCCGAGGTTGTCAATAACTATGACTGGATGAAAGAGATTTCTTTTCTGGATATGCTTCGTGATATCGGCAAACATTTCACTGTAAACTGGATGCTGGCTAAAGAATCTGTGAAGGGGCGTTTCGGTCGTGAAGATGTAGGTATTTCCTATACAGAATTCAGCTATATGATCCTTCAGGGGTATGACTTCTATCATCTTTATAAGGAAAAGAAGTGTCAGCTTCAGATCGGCGGCGGGGACCAGTGGGGCAATATCACCGCAGGTTGCGAACTTATCCGCCGTAAGGCGCAGGGTCATGGTTTTGCCCTGACATTTCCGCTTATCACAACTGCGTCAGGTCAGAAGTTCGGCAAGAGCGAAGGCAACGCTGTTTATCTTAATGCCGAGATGACTTCCCCTTATGCATTCT harbors:
- the tyrS gene encoding tyrosine--tRNA ligase; translated protein: MNIYDELKWRGLVNQVSDEDKVREYLDTPGQTMYCGFDPTADSLHIGNLVPLLCLVRMKKAGHNPLFLLGGATGRVGDPSGKDKERELSSVEKIESQAQNIEAQMNAFCERNTGEKAEVVNNYDWMKEISFLDMLRDIGKHFTVNWMLAKESVKGRFGREDVGISYTEFSYMILQGYDFYHLYKEKKCQLQIGGGDQWGNITAGCELIRRKAQGHGFALTFPLITTASGQKFGKSEGNAVYLNAEMTSPYAFYQFWINTDDRDVINFLKYFTFLTQEEIAELEKAHEEAPHTRVAHKRLAEETTIMIHGREELEKVQAATIALFGKGDIKSVDAATLCEAMQAAPGVEYAADEIPDLPQILIDLQLVKSKGQARKDIKAGGLYINNERVSDFEYAPADADFIGGECMLIRKGKKNYGLVTIKK